In one Portunus trituberculatus isolate SZX2019 chromosome 31, ASM1759143v1, whole genome shotgun sequence genomic region, the following are encoded:
- the LOC123511130 gene encoding uncharacterized protein LOC123511130, producing the protein MAAREEPHRHHLRQRRSFRERKDVLNELDDRELVERYWQDPAGIIFVTNLVRERLKRPTARNKASLPEMQVIFTAILVTQLENQWKKEEFLQIAGFPEVIGGIDGTHVMIVAPREYKVEFVNRKRYYSINV; encoded by the exons ATGGCCGCCCGAGAGGaaccgcaccgccaccacctgcgaCAGAGACGGTCGTTTCGTGAAAGGAAGGACGTCCTTAATGAGCTAGATGACCGTGAGCTGGTGGAGAGGTATTGGCAGGATCCTGCTGGTATCATTTTCGTGACAAATTTGGTGCGGGAAAGGCTGAAGAGACCAACTGCAAGGAACAAGGCCTCTCTCCCCGAGATGCAAGTTATCTTCACTGCG ATTTTAGTCACCCAACTGGAAAATcagtggaagaaggaggagtttcTGCAGATTGCTGGCTTCCCTGAAGTGATCGGTGGCATTGATGGAACGCACGTAATGATTGTGGCTCCTAGAGAGTATAAGGTAGAGTTTGTCAACAGGAAGAGATACTACAGCATCAACGTGTAG